The following proteins are co-located in the Hemitrygon akajei chromosome 25, sHemAka1.3, whole genome shotgun sequence genome:
- the LOC140716572 gene encoding galectin-9B-like isoform X2, which translates to MEQQPIYSPIIPFTGSIFGGLQDGKLIIIQGQVPGHAKRFAVDFMCGSCEKPRSDVAFHFNIRYDESAVVCNTLECERWGSEERKQQVPINAGTYFELIFNTQYHGFQVSVNGQHFLQYNHRLPMTRVDTLKISGDVHVNTITFKNPNVAPAYPPPAYTPCQSFAVQSPVCASPAFAVPGLYGKNPGKSPPVTVSNPVVPYQAYIGSIRPQQLIKVIGTVKVNSHRFAVNLIASYSNNIALHINQRFDENAVVRNTRTNKNWGTEERSLPFLPFVPGQTFELQIHVEPTCYKVLVNGRHLFNYNHRLQPLNQIDKLEVTGDVTLALVQY; encoded by the exons ATTATTCCCTTCACAGGAAGTATATTTGGTGGACTTCAAGATGGGAAACTGATTATAATTCAAGGACAGGTGCCAGGACATGCAAAGAG GTTTGCCGTGGACTTCATGTGTGGCTCCTGCGAGAAGCCAAGATCTGATGTTGCCTTTCACTTCAACATACGCTATGATGAATCTGCTGTGGTCTGCAATACGCTGGAGTGTGAACGCTGGGGATCCGAAGAGAGGAAACAGCAGGTTCCCATCAATGCCGGGACGTACTTTGAGCTGATCTTTAACACACAGTATCATGGTTTCCAG GTTTCTGTGAATGGGCAACACTTCCTGCAGTACAACCACAGGCTGCCTATGACTAGAGTGGATACTCTGAAGATTTCGGGAGATGTTCATGTGAATACCATCACTTTTAAAAACCCAAAT GTCGCTCCAGCGTATCCTCCTCCTGCTTATACCCCATGTCAGTCTTTTGCC GTCCAATCTCCAGTCTGTGCCAGTCCTGCCTTCGCTGTCCCTGGCCTATATGGCAAAAATCCT GGCAAATCTCCCCCAGTGACTGTGTCTAATCCG GTTGTTCCATACCAGGCCTACATCGGAAGCATCCGGCCTCAGCAGCTGATAAAGGTTATTGGGACTGTGAAGGTTAACTCTCACAG GTTTGCTGTGAATCTGATAGCGAGTTATTCCAACAACATTGCCCTCCACATCAACCAACGATTCGATGAGAACGCGGTAGTGCGAAACACCAGGACCAACAAGAACTGGGGAACTGAGGAGAGAAGCCTACCATTTCTCCCATTTGTACCTGGCCAGACGTTTGAG CTTCAGATCCACGTTGAACCAACCTGCTACAAAGTCCTGGTGAATGGAAGGCACCTGTTTAACTACAACCACAGGTTACAGCCCCTGAACCAGATCGATAAACTGGAAGTCACTGGTGATGTCACCCTTGCTCTTGTGCAGTACTAA
- the LOC140716572 gene encoding galectin-9-like isoform X1, with protein sequence MEQQPIYSPIIPFTGSIFGGLQDGKLIIIQGQVPGHAKRFAVDFMCGSCEKPRSDVAFHFNIRYDESAVVCNTLECERWGSEERKQQVPINAGTYFELIFNTQYHGFQVSVNGQHFLQYNHRLPMTRVDTLKISGDVHVNTITFKNPNVAPAYPPPAYTPCQSFAVQSPVCASPAFAVPGLYGKNPALNVVPRKKNKNKQIHLGKSPPVTVSNPVVPYQAYIGSIRPQQLIKVIGTVKVNSHRFAVNLIASYSNNIALHINQRFDENAVVRNTRTNKNWGTEERSLPFLPFVPGQTFELQIHVEPTCYKVLVNGRHLFNYNHRLQPLNQIDKLEVTGDVTLALVQY encoded by the exons ATTATTCCCTTCACAGGAAGTATATTTGGTGGACTTCAAGATGGGAAACTGATTATAATTCAAGGACAGGTGCCAGGACATGCAAAGAG GTTTGCCGTGGACTTCATGTGTGGCTCCTGCGAGAAGCCAAGATCTGATGTTGCCTTTCACTTCAACATACGCTATGATGAATCTGCTGTGGTCTGCAATACGCTGGAGTGTGAACGCTGGGGATCCGAAGAGAGGAAACAGCAGGTTCCCATCAATGCCGGGACGTACTTTGAGCTGATCTTTAACACACAGTATCATGGTTTCCAG GTTTCTGTGAATGGGCAACACTTCCTGCAGTACAACCACAGGCTGCCTATGACTAGAGTGGATACTCTGAAGATTTCGGGAGATGTTCATGTGAATACCATCACTTTTAAAAACCCAAAT GTCGCTCCAGCGTATCCTCCTCCTGCTTATACCCCATGTCAGTCTTTTGCC GTCCAATCTCCAGTCTGTGCCAGTCCTGCCTTCGCTGTCCCTGGCCTATATGGCAAAAATCCT GCCTTGAATGTAGTGCCTAGAAAAAAAAATAAGAACAAGCAAATTCACTTG GGCAAATCTCCCCCAGTGACTGTGTCTAATCCG GTTGTTCCATACCAGGCCTACATCGGAAGCATCCGGCCTCAGCAGCTGATAAAGGTTATTGGGACTGTGAAGGTTAACTCTCACAG GTTTGCTGTGAATCTGATAGCGAGTTATTCCAACAACATTGCCCTCCACATCAACCAACGATTCGATGAGAACGCGGTAGTGCGAAACACCAGGACCAACAAGAACTGGGGAACTGAGGAGAGAAGCCTACCATTTCTCCCATTTGTACCTGGCCAGACGTTTGAG CTTCAGATCCACGTTGAACCAACCTGCTACAAAGTCCTGGTGAATGGAAGGCACCTGTTTAACTACAACCACAGGTTACAGCCCCTGAACCAGATCGATAAACTGGAAGTCACTGGTGATGTCACCCTTGCTCTTGTGCAGTACTAA
- the LOC140716572 gene encoding galectin-9-like isoform X4 has protein sequence MEQQPIYSPIIPFTGSIFGGLQDGKLIIIQGQVPGHAKRFAVDFMCGSCEKPRSDVAFHFNIRYDESAVVCNTLECERWGSEERKQQVPINAGTYFELIFNTQYHGFQVSVNGQHFLQYNHRLPMTRVDTLKISGDVHVNTITFKNPNVQSPVCASPAFAVPGLYGKNPGKSPPVTVSNPVVPYQAYIGSIRPQQLIKVIGTVKVNSHRFAVNLIASYSNNIALHINQRFDENAVVRNTRTNKNWGTEERSLPFLPFVPGQTFELQIHVEPTCYKVLVNGRHLFNYNHRLQPLNQIDKLEVTGDVTLALVQY, from the exons ATTATTCCCTTCACAGGAAGTATATTTGGTGGACTTCAAGATGGGAAACTGATTATAATTCAAGGACAGGTGCCAGGACATGCAAAGAG GTTTGCCGTGGACTTCATGTGTGGCTCCTGCGAGAAGCCAAGATCTGATGTTGCCTTTCACTTCAACATACGCTATGATGAATCTGCTGTGGTCTGCAATACGCTGGAGTGTGAACGCTGGGGATCCGAAGAGAGGAAACAGCAGGTTCCCATCAATGCCGGGACGTACTTTGAGCTGATCTTTAACACACAGTATCATGGTTTCCAG GTTTCTGTGAATGGGCAACACTTCCTGCAGTACAACCACAGGCTGCCTATGACTAGAGTGGATACTCTGAAGATTTCGGGAGATGTTCATGTGAATACCATCACTTTTAAAAACCCAAAT GTCCAATCTCCAGTCTGTGCCAGTCCTGCCTTCGCTGTCCCTGGCCTATATGGCAAAAATCCT GGCAAATCTCCCCCAGTGACTGTGTCTAATCCG GTTGTTCCATACCAGGCCTACATCGGAAGCATCCGGCCTCAGCAGCTGATAAAGGTTATTGGGACTGTGAAGGTTAACTCTCACAG GTTTGCTGTGAATCTGATAGCGAGTTATTCCAACAACATTGCCCTCCACATCAACCAACGATTCGATGAGAACGCGGTAGTGCGAAACACCAGGACCAACAAGAACTGGGGAACTGAGGAGAGAAGCCTACCATTTCTCCCATTTGTACCTGGCCAGACGTTTGAG CTTCAGATCCACGTTGAACCAACCTGCTACAAAGTCCTGGTGAATGGAAGGCACCTGTTTAACTACAACCACAGGTTACAGCCCCTGAACCAGATCGATAAACTGGAAGTCACTGGTGATGTCACCCTTGCTCTTGTGCAGTACTAA
- the LOC140716572 gene encoding galectin-9-like isoform X3 — protein MEQQPIYSPIIPFTGSIFGGLQDGKLIIIQGQVPGHAKRFAVDFMCGSCEKPRSDVAFHFNIRYDESAVVCNTLECERWGSEERKQQVPINAGTYFELIFNTQYHGFQVSVNGQHFLQYNHRLPMTRVDTLKISGDVHVNTITFKNPNVQSPVCASPAFAVPGLYGKNPALNVVPRKKNKNKQIHLGKSPPVTVSNPVVPYQAYIGSIRPQQLIKVIGTVKVNSHRFAVNLIASYSNNIALHINQRFDENAVVRNTRTNKNWGTEERSLPFLPFVPGQTFELQIHVEPTCYKVLVNGRHLFNYNHRLQPLNQIDKLEVTGDVTLALVQY, from the exons ATTATTCCCTTCACAGGAAGTATATTTGGTGGACTTCAAGATGGGAAACTGATTATAATTCAAGGACAGGTGCCAGGACATGCAAAGAG GTTTGCCGTGGACTTCATGTGTGGCTCCTGCGAGAAGCCAAGATCTGATGTTGCCTTTCACTTCAACATACGCTATGATGAATCTGCTGTGGTCTGCAATACGCTGGAGTGTGAACGCTGGGGATCCGAAGAGAGGAAACAGCAGGTTCCCATCAATGCCGGGACGTACTTTGAGCTGATCTTTAACACACAGTATCATGGTTTCCAG GTTTCTGTGAATGGGCAACACTTCCTGCAGTACAACCACAGGCTGCCTATGACTAGAGTGGATACTCTGAAGATTTCGGGAGATGTTCATGTGAATACCATCACTTTTAAAAACCCAAAT GTCCAATCTCCAGTCTGTGCCAGTCCTGCCTTCGCTGTCCCTGGCCTATATGGCAAAAATCCT GCCTTGAATGTAGTGCCTAGAAAAAAAAATAAGAACAAGCAAATTCACTTG GGCAAATCTCCCCCAGTGACTGTGTCTAATCCG GTTGTTCCATACCAGGCCTACATCGGAAGCATCCGGCCTCAGCAGCTGATAAAGGTTATTGGGACTGTGAAGGTTAACTCTCACAG GTTTGCTGTGAATCTGATAGCGAGTTATTCCAACAACATTGCCCTCCACATCAACCAACGATTCGATGAGAACGCGGTAGTGCGAAACACCAGGACCAACAAGAACTGGGGAACTGAGGAGAGAAGCCTACCATTTCTCCCATTTGTACCTGGCCAGACGTTTGAG CTTCAGATCCACGTTGAACCAACCTGCTACAAAGTCCTGGTGAATGGAAGGCACCTGTTTAACTACAACCACAGGTTACAGCCCCTGAACCAGATCGATAAACTGGAAGTCACTGGTGATGTCACCCTTGCTCTTGTGCAGTACTAA